The following is a genomic window from Candidatus Zixiibacteriota bacterium.
TCAGACTCACGAATATATATCTTGTGGTCACCACCGCGCATGCCTGTGCAATGATAGTAAGTGTGTTTCCCCTTCTTGATCTGAGCAGTGATCTTGCACCCGCAGATCGCACAGATCATCAGATTACCGAACGCAAACGTCTTCCTTCGGAAGTTAGGCTTGTTGTGATTCTTGAAGGCCTGCTGCACTGCATCGAACAGCTCTCTGCTCACAATCGCTTCTTGCCAGCTTCCAAAAAGTCCTTGCTCCACCGATAATA
Proteins encoded in this region:
- a CDS encoding zinc ribbon domain-containing protein, whose amino-acid sequence is MSRELFDAVQQAFKNHNKPNFRRKTFAFGNLMICAICGCKITAQIKKGKHTYYHCTGMRGGDHKIYIRESDTVHDCYRIMVHATSQVN